From a single Streptomyces sp. NBC_00377 genomic region:
- a CDS encoding carbohydrate ABC transporter permease, translating to MTVTAPETGKKKPTGSRRGGVMGSSGLYIATGVAALLFLLPFYLIVRNSLMTDPEITGENWKWFPTDIQWGNITEPFNDVTVDFAQSMWNSVVVAVLHTTGILLVCSLAGYGLARIPYKHANKVFYVVLTTLMVPTAVTFVPSFVLVSSFGWVDSYRGLIIPGLFSGFTCFLFRQYFLGFPKELEEAARVDGLGYWGAYWRVVVPNSLNFFAAIATITFINGWNSFLWPLVIGQDPSAWTVQVALSSYMTNQTVNYHLIFMATAISILPLLFVFLFLQRWLVQGIAQTGIKG from the coding sequence GTGACCGTCACAGCACCCGAGACCGGGAAGAAGAAGCCGACCGGGTCCAGGCGCGGCGGCGTCATGGGCAGCTCCGGTCTGTACATCGCGACCGGAGTCGCGGCCCTCCTCTTCCTCCTCCCCTTCTATCTGATCGTCCGCAACTCTCTGATGACGGACCCGGAGATCACGGGCGAGAACTGGAAGTGGTTCCCCACCGACATCCAGTGGGGCAACATCACCGAGCCGTTCAACGACGTCACCGTGGACTTCGCCCAGTCCATGTGGAACTCCGTGGTCGTCGCCGTCCTGCACACCACCGGCATCCTCCTGGTGTGCTCGCTCGCCGGATACGGGCTGGCGCGCATCCCGTACAAGCACGCCAACAAGGTGTTCTACGTCGTCCTGACCACCCTGATGGTGCCGACCGCCGTGACCTTCGTACCCAGCTTCGTCCTGGTCTCGTCCTTCGGCTGGGTGGACAGTTACCGAGGTCTCATCATCCCGGGTCTCTTCAGCGGTTTCACCTGCTTCCTCTTTCGGCAGTACTTCCTGGGGTTCCCCAAGGAACTGGAGGAGGCGGCACGCGTGGACGGGCTCGGCTACTGGGGCGCGTACTGGCGGGTCGTCGTTCCCAACTCGCTGAACTTCTTCGCGGCCATCGCCACGATCACCTTCATCAACGGCTGGAACTCCTTCCTGTGGCCGCTGGTCATCGGCCAGGACCCCAGCGCCTGGACGGTGCAGGTGGCGCTGTCGTCGTACATGACGAACCAGACGGTCAACTACCACCTGATCTTCATGGCGACCGCCATTTCCATCCTTCCCCTGCTGTTCGTGTTCCTCTTCCTCCAGCGCTGGCTGGTCCAGGGGATCGCGCAGACCGGCATCAAGGGCTGA
- a CDS encoding ABC transporter substrate-binding protein, whose amino-acid sequence MSAMSNSNWSRRSLFRAAAGMAAAGSLAACGGNTGRSSGGSGDSLVQYFHAYGEAGTEQAIKKYAKAYKDANVTTQWITGSNFEQKLFAALLTQNAPDVFEFHPQIQLIKSGQVADLTDIIDPVKDDFNQADIKSHTVDGKIYGVRMIDDPQFFFYRPSMFEKAKVEVPTTLEELIEAAAKLKTGKVKGAYLGNDLTPVQSPLIWSAGADTLTADNKPAFNTDAVAEGLKQLRTLFTSGNLLLGAPADWWDPSAFTQGLTAIQWCGMWAMPAMQQALGDDIGIFPFPKVGSAGKQSVTNGGWSMFVNAKGKNVEAAKAYVKWLWIEQKKYQEDWATSYGFHIPPRTSIAQSATKLKSGLPAEGVKLFNEFGHFDNIGWTQAMISAVNDVMANSVRKNDDPKAQLAACEKKVDTELKKLFG is encoded by the coding sequence ATGTCGGCAATGAGCAACAGCAACTGGTCCCGCCGATCCCTCTTCCGGGCCGCCGCGGGCATGGCCGCGGCCGGCTCGCTCGCCGCCTGCGGCGGGAACACCGGCCGTAGCAGCGGGGGTTCGGGCGACTCGCTCGTCCAGTACTTCCACGCGTACGGCGAGGCCGGTACCGAACAGGCCATCAAGAAGTACGCCAAGGCCTACAAGGACGCCAACGTGACCACGCAGTGGATCACCGGCTCCAACTTCGAGCAGAAGCTGTTCGCCGCGCTGCTCACCCAGAACGCCCCTGACGTCTTCGAGTTCCACCCGCAGATCCAGCTCATCAAGAGCGGCCAGGTGGCGGACCTGACCGACATCATCGACCCGGTCAAGGACGACTTCAACCAGGCCGACATCAAGTCCCACACGGTCGACGGCAAGATATACGGCGTCCGCATGATCGACGACCCGCAGTTCTTCTTCTACCGGCCGTCGATGTTCGAGAAGGCGAAGGTCGAGGTGCCGACCACGCTGGAGGAGCTGATCGAGGCCGCCGCCAAGCTCAAGACCGGCAAGGTCAAAGGCGCCTACCTCGGCAACGACCTCACTCCGGTCCAGAGCCCGCTGATCTGGTCGGCCGGCGCCGACACCCTCACCGCGGACAACAAGCCCGCCTTCAACACGGACGCCGTCGCCGAGGGACTGAAGCAGCTGCGGACCCTGTTCACCAGCGGCAACCTGTTGCTCGGGGCTCCCGCCGACTGGTGGGACCCCTCGGCCTTCACCCAGGGTCTGACGGCGATCCAGTGGTGCGGCATGTGGGCCATGCCGGCCATGCAGCAGGCGCTCGGCGACGACATCGGCATCTTCCCCTTCCCGAAGGTCGGGTCCGCCGGCAAGCAGTCGGTCACCAACGGCGGCTGGTCGATGTTCGTCAACGCCAAGGGCAAGAACGTCGAGGCGGCCAAGGCATACGTGAAGTGGCTGTGGATCGAGCAGAAGAAGTACCAGGAGGACTGGGCCACCTCCTACGGATTCCACATCCCGCCGCGCACGTCGATCGCCCAGAGCGCCACCAAGCTCAAGTCCGGCCTGCCGGCCGAGGGCGTCAAGCTGTTCAACGAGTTCGGCCACTTCGACAACATCGGCTGGACCCAGGCCATGATCTCCGCGGTCAACGACGTGATGGCCAACTCCGTCCGCAAGAACGACGACCCGAAGGCCCAGCTCGCCGCCTGCGAGAAGAAGGTCGACACCGAGCTCAAGAAGCTCTTCGGATAG
- a CDS encoding ROK family protein yields the protein MKRGTSRDIRTANRYEVLRQIIAASPTSRQELAAATGLSLATVATLVGELLDLRMITEVGFEDSAGGRPRGLVAVNASGGALIGVDIAETYVHVELFDLALNVLARAEENMRPGESRPEQVVGHVAAAAGAVVTQAGVEAARVLGVGVSVPGQVDRATGISEYAPNWDWHDVPLLDLLSEHIAYPLYLDNPLRAGAVAELWFGAARGHGDAVVVNLGTGVGAGLVLGGELHRGVSNSAGEWGHTTLVLDGRLCRCGNHGCVETYVGAPGIMQNLRELSPRSPLLHPDDQTATIDALAAAVAAGEPIAVKVVRDTARYLGAGIANLVNVLNPEVVVLSSWVAARLGEPLLDEVREAVARHALKRPLAANRIVLSPIPSDPACLGAATFALEGALQAVGQRNAKRGVFAGTRSRGAPPG from the coding sequence ATGAAGCGCGGCACATCACGTGACATCCGCACCGCGAACCGCTACGAGGTGCTGCGCCAGATCATCGCCGCCTCTCCCACCTCCCGGCAGGAGCTCGCGGCCGCGACCGGGCTCTCGCTCGCCACCGTCGCCACCCTCGTCGGCGAACTGCTCGATCTCCGCATGATCACGGAGGTCGGGTTCGAGGACTCGGCGGGTGGCCGCCCCCGGGGACTCGTGGCCGTCAACGCGTCGGGGGGCGCGTTGATCGGGGTGGACATCGCGGAGACCTATGTCCATGTCGAGCTCTTCGACCTCGCCCTGAACGTACTGGCCCGCGCCGAGGAGAACATGCGGCCCGGGGAGAGCCGCCCCGAGCAGGTGGTCGGCCACGTGGCGGCGGCCGCCGGTGCGGTGGTCACCCAGGCCGGGGTCGAGGCCGCCCGGGTGCTGGGCGTCGGGGTGAGCGTGCCGGGGCAGGTGGACCGGGCCACCGGCATCTCCGAGTACGCGCCCAACTGGGACTGGCACGACGTGCCGTTGCTCGACCTGCTCTCCGAACACATCGCGTACCCCCTGTACCTGGACAACCCGCTGCGTGCCGGCGCGGTCGCCGAGCTGTGGTTCGGGGCGGCGCGCGGGCACGGGGACGCCGTGGTGGTCAACCTGGGCACGGGAGTCGGGGCCGGTCTGGTCCTCGGCGGTGAGCTGCACCGGGGTGTCAGCAACAGCGCCGGCGAGTGGGGGCACACCACCCTGGTGCTCGACGGACGACTGTGCCGGTGCGGCAACCACGGCTGCGTGGAGACCTACGTCGGCGCACCCGGCATCATGCAGAACCTGCGGGAACTCAGCCCGCGGTCCCCGCTGCTGCATCCCGACGACCAGACCGCCACGATCGACGCCCTGGCCGCCGCGGTCGCCGCGGGCGAGCCGATCGCCGTCAAGGTCGTCCGGGACACCGCCCGCTACCTCGGCGCCGGCATCGCCAACCTGGTCAATGTGCTCAACCCCGAGGTGGTCGTGCTGAGCAGCTGGGTCGCGGCCCGGCTCGGCGAGCCCCTCCTCGACGAGGTGCGCGAGGCCGTCGCCCGGCACGCGCTGAAACGGCCGCTGGCCGCCAACCGGATCGTCCTGTCGCCGATCCCCAGCGACCCGGCCTGTCTCGGGGCGGCCACGTTCGCGCTGGAAGGGGCGCTCCAGGCGGTCGGACAGCGGAACGCCAAGCGTGGCGTGTTCGCCGGCACGAGGAGCCGTGGCGCGCCGCCCGGCTGA
- a CDS encoding TetR/AcrR family transcriptional regulator translates to MPRVGLTTDRLVEAAADLADEVGFDNVTVSALARRFGVKDASLYAHVRNARELRTRLALLVGGEMIDRIAAAVVGRAGKEALVAFAGAYREYALRHPGRYAATQVRIDQETDRELAADSPALRRTAEVTYGMLRAYGLDEPDLTDAVRLLRSTFHGYCMLEAGGGFGAPRDVQRSWDKAIDALHLALTHWPREAADAG, encoded by the coding sequence ATGCCACGAGTCGGCCTCACCACCGACCGCCTCGTCGAAGCCGCCGCGGACCTCGCCGACGAGGTCGGGTTCGACAACGTCACCGTCTCGGCGCTCGCCCGGCGGTTCGGGGTCAAGGACGCGAGTCTGTACGCGCACGTCAGGAACGCGCGGGAGCTGCGGACGCGGCTCGCCCTGCTGGTCGGCGGCGAGATGATCGACCGCATCGCCGCGGCCGTCGTCGGGCGCGCCGGCAAGGAGGCGCTGGTCGCCTTCGCGGGGGCGTACCGGGAGTACGCCCTCCGGCACCCGGGCCGGTACGCGGCCACCCAGGTCCGTATCGACCAGGAGACCGACCGGGAACTGGCCGCGGATTCCCCCGCCCTGCGCCGTACCGCCGAGGTCACCTACGGCATGCTCCGCGCCTACGGCCTCGACGAGCCCGACCTCACCGACGCCGTCCGCCTGCTGCGCAGCACCTTCCACGGCTACTGCATGCTGGAGGCCGGCGGCGGCTTCGGTGCGCCCCGGGACGTGCAGCGGTCGTGGGACAAGGCGATCGACGCCCTGCACCTGGCCCTGACCCACTGGCCGCGGGAGGCTGCCGACGCCGGCTGA
- a CDS encoding ABC transporter permease, which translates to MKAVRLAWRITRLNFRAQLEYRSEFLMMVAIGAVWQVSVIVFATVLLTRFSGMGGWDSSDVLLIPATRMLAHALFVLFLGRMHGIGYFIQEGKIDVCLVRPMPVHLQVQLRMFPTNAIGDLTVAVGLMVAALGRSHLDWTTGRISYLVAAVLGGMLLEAALFTAVASAALRFPAADYWGGWLEELLGTFGSYPLNVLPKAVGGLLTYGLPLAFVAYFPAAVLTGHGHSTGAPYWLAAASPLLGLLAYLGSRLLWRWSLSHYTGVNG; encoded by the coding sequence TTGAAAGCCGTACGCCTCGCCTGGCGCATCACACGTCTGAACTTCCGCGCCCAGCTGGAGTACCGGTCCGAGTTCCTGATGATGGTCGCGATCGGCGCCGTCTGGCAGGTCTCGGTGATCGTGTTCGCGACCGTGCTGCTGACCCGTTTCAGCGGGATGGGCGGCTGGGACAGCTCGGACGTGCTGCTCATCCCGGCGACCCGGATGCTCGCCCACGCTCTGTTCGTCCTCTTCCTGGGCCGTATGCACGGCATCGGGTACTTCATTCAGGAAGGAAAGATCGACGTCTGCCTGGTACGGCCCATGCCGGTGCACCTCCAGGTCCAGCTGCGCATGTTCCCGACCAACGCGATCGGTGACCTGACCGTCGCGGTGGGCCTGATGGTGGCCGCGCTCGGCCGCAGTCACCTCGACTGGACGACGGGCCGGATCTCGTACCTGGTGGCGGCCGTGCTCGGCGGGATGCTGCTGGAGGCCGCCCTGTTCACGGCGGTCGCCTCCGCAGCCCTGCGGTTCCCGGCCGCCGACTACTGGGGCGGCTGGCTGGAGGAACTGCTCGGCACCTTCGGCAGCTACCCGCTCAACGTGCTGCCCAAGGCGGTGGGCGGCCTCCTGACGTACGGCCTGCCCCTCGCGTTCGTGGCGTACTTCCCGGCCGCCGTCCTGACCGGCCACGGCCACAGCACCGGCGCCCCCTACTGGCTGGCGGCGGCGTCCCCCCTGCTGGGCCTGCTCGCGTACCTCGGCTCACGACTGCTGTGGCGGTGGAGCCTGAGTCACTACACGGGAGTCAACGGCTGA
- a CDS encoding glycoside hydrolase family 2 TIM barrel-domain containing protein: MSFRTTTDVGYVEDVSPGSGALPPRARYASSDAASLSLNGSWRFRLSGTADAEDDSFTEDGYDAGDWAEVTVPGHWVLQGDGAFGSPIYTNHLYPFPVDPPRVPTENPTGDHLRVFDLPSDWPGLSDGGAVLRFDGVESCARVWLNGTDIGEFKGSRVPHEFAVGHLLRPAGNVLAVRVHQWSAGSYLEDQDQWWLPGIFRDVTLLHRPAGSVLDFFVHASYDHVTGEGTLRVASDVDGRVRVPALDIDVETGCAVTVPVRPWTAETPALYDGELVTEGERVPLRIGFRTVELADDLIKVNGRPVLFKGVNRHEWHPRTGRALDLETMRADVLLMKRHNVNAVRTSHYPPHPAFLDLCDEYGLWVIDECDLETHGFVEQDWRDNPVDDDRWTPALLDRAARMVERDKNHPSVVIWSLGNEAGTGRGLTAMAEWIHGRDSSRLVHYEGDIDCRDTDVYSRMYAFHEEVERIGQGLDGGTHKRRRLPFILCEYAHAMGNGPGGLADYQRLFEAHDRLQGAFVWEWIDHGIEHSELGYAYGGDFGEELHDGNFVCDGLVFPDRTPSPGLVEFKKVIEPVSFDGADGSDSRMVRVTNKQDFADLSALAFTWAFQVDGETVATGELAVPALAAGESAEVKLPEAPAGAPAGAETGWTVRAALAEDTAWAARGHVVAWGQLPVGSRTLPSLSATGGPVVEDGTVTLGPASFDARTGELRTIGSVPVTGLRLDVWRATTDNDDGAPWQSDVRHGVLWRRLGLHRMRHRLDAVEVDDGALTVRTRVAPAAWEVGLSTVYRWTSDGDRVQLTVSVTPEGDWTVPLPRLGIRFGLSEADRVSWFGGGPGEAYPDSRTASAVGRWHATVDGMQTPYVRPQENGARADVRWAELGGLRVEGAPEFWFSARRWTNEQLHAAEHLTDLVPGGTVWVNLDHGQHGIGSQSCGPGPLPQYFLNAAPTEFSFVFTATD; this comes from the coding sequence ATGTCTTTCCGCACCACCACCGACGTCGGATACGTCGAGGACGTGTCACCGGGCAGCGGGGCCCTTCCGCCCCGCGCTCGGTACGCGTCCTCGGACGCCGCCTCCCTCTCACTGAACGGGAGTTGGCGTTTCCGGCTGTCAGGGACGGCCGACGCCGAGGACGACTCGTTCACCGAGGACGGCTACGACGCCGGGGACTGGGCCGAGGTGACGGTCCCCGGCCACTGGGTCCTCCAGGGCGACGGCGCCTTCGGTTCGCCGATCTACACCAACCACCTCTACCCCTTCCCCGTCGACCCGCCCCGGGTGCCGACCGAGAACCCGACCGGCGACCACCTGCGCGTCTTCGACCTGCCGTCCGACTGGCCCGGCCTGTCGGACGGCGGGGCGGTGCTGCGCTTCGACGGCGTCGAGTCCTGCGCCCGGGTGTGGCTGAACGGCACGGACATAGGCGAGTTCAAGGGTTCCCGGGTGCCGCACGAGTTCGCGGTCGGGCACCTGCTCAGGCCGGCCGGCAACGTCCTCGCCGTCCGGGTCCACCAGTGGTCGGCGGGCTCGTACCTGGAGGACCAGGACCAGTGGTGGCTGCCGGGCATCTTCCGTGACGTCACGCTGCTGCACCGCCCGGCCGGCAGCGTGCTCGACTTCTTCGTGCACGCCTCCTACGACCATGTCACGGGCGAGGGCACCCTGCGCGTCGCTTCCGATGTCGACGGGCGGGTCCGCGTGCCCGCCCTGGACATCGATGTCGAGACCGGGTGCGCGGTCACGGTGCCGGTGCGTCCGTGGACGGCGGAGACACCCGCGCTGTACGACGGCGAACTGGTGACGGAGGGCGAACGGGTGCCCCTGCGCATCGGTTTCCGTACCGTGGAACTCGCGGACGACCTGATCAAGGTCAACGGCCGGCCGGTCCTCTTCAAGGGCGTCAACCGCCACGAGTGGCACCCGCGCACAGGCCGGGCCCTCGACCTGGAGACGATGCGCGCGGACGTGCTGCTGATGAAGCGGCACAACGTCAACGCCGTGCGCACCTCGCACTACCCGCCCCACCCGGCCTTCCTCGACCTGTGCGACGAGTACGGGCTGTGGGTGATCGACGAGTGCGACCTGGAGACCCACGGCTTCGTCGAGCAGGACTGGCGGGACAACCCCGTCGACGACGACCGCTGGACCCCGGCCCTTCTCGACCGCGCCGCCCGCATGGTCGAACGGGACAAGAACCACCCGTCGGTCGTCATCTGGTCCCTGGGCAACGAGGCCGGCACCGGGCGCGGCCTGACCGCCATGGCCGAGTGGATCCACGGCCGCGACTCCTCGCGCCTCGTGCACTACGAAGGCGACATCGACTGCCGTGACACGGACGTCTATTCGCGCATGTACGCCTTCCACGAGGAGGTGGAGCGGATCGGACAGGGGCTGGACGGCGGCACCCACAAGCGCCGCCGACTGCCCTTCATCCTCTGCGAGTACGCCCACGCCATGGGCAACGGGCCGGGCGGACTGGCCGACTACCAGCGGCTCTTCGAGGCGCACGACCGCCTCCAGGGCGCCTTCGTCTGGGAGTGGATCGACCACGGCATCGAGCACTCCGAGCTGGGCTACGCCTACGGCGGCGACTTCGGCGAGGAACTGCACGACGGCAACTTCGTCTGCGACGGTCTGGTCTTCCCCGACCGGACGCCCTCACCAGGCCTGGTCGAGTTCAAGAAGGTGATCGAGCCGGTCTCCTTCGACGGCGCCGACGGCTCCGACAGCCGCATGGTTCGCGTGACCAACAAGCAGGACTTCGCCGACCTGTCCGCACTGGCCTTCACCTGGGCCTTCCAGGTGGACGGCGAGACCGTCGCAACGGGCGAGCTGGCGGTGCCGGCGCTCGCGGCGGGCGAGTCGGCCGAGGTGAAGCTGCCCGAGGCGCCGGCCGGAGCTCCGGCCGGCGCGGAGACGGGCTGGACCGTCCGGGCGGCGCTCGCCGAGGACACCGCCTGGGCCGCCCGGGGGCACGTGGTGGCGTGGGGCCAACTGCCGGTCGGCAGCCGCACGCTGCCGTCCCTGTCCGCCACCGGGGGGCCGGTCGTCGAGGACGGGACCGTCACGCTGGGCCCGGCCTCCTTCGACGCCCGCACGGGCGAGCTGCGGACGATCGGCTCGGTGCCCGTGACCGGGCTGCGTCTGGACGTGTGGCGGGCGACCACCGACAACGACGACGGCGCGCCCTGGCAGTCGGACGTCCGCCACGGTGTGCTCTGGCGCAGGCTGGGCCTGCACCGGATGCGGCACCGGCTGGACGCGGTCGAGGTCGACGACGGCGCGCTGACGGTACGCACCCGGGTGGCGCCCGCCGCCTGGGAGGTGGGGCTGTCGACGGTGTACAGGTGGACGTCGGACGGCGACCGTGTCCAGCTGACCGTGTCCGTCACCCCGGAAGGCGACTGGACGGTGCCGCTCCCCCGCCTCGGTATCCGCTTCGGACTCTCCGAGGCCGACCGGGTCTCCTGGTTCGGCGGCGGACCCGGCGAGGCGTATCCGGACAGCAGGACGGCGTCGGCGGTCGGCCGCTGGCATGCGACGGTCGACGGTATGCAGACGCCGTACGTCCGCCCGCAGGAGAACGGCGCCCGTGCCGACGTCCGCTGGGCCGAGCTCGGCGGACTGCGCGTCGAGGGCGCCCCGGAGTTCTGGTTCAGCGCCCGCCGCTGGACGAACGAGCAGCTGCACGCCGCCGAGCACCTCACCGACCTGGTGCCGGGCGGGACGGTGTGGGTCAACCTCGACCACGGCCAGCACGGCATCGGCTCGCAGTCCTGCGGTCCGGGCCCGCTCCCGCAGTACTTCCTGAACGCCGCGCCCACCGAGTTCTCGTTCGTTTTCACCGCAACCGATTAA
- a CDS encoding ABC-2 family transporter protein, with protein MALPHAWRAARVTPLGELHTPPRMTAALLRLAVQVVLVASLWHGLYAHTSTTAGMSRDQAVTYAVLAVLASRLRELDQYAARDTVIQHMHFGTIVYWYLRPLSPQRYYALRALGEQLYGLVWALAGYAVCLAAEVVDPPRSAAVAGVFALSLLLGQWILYYVMLAIDQLCFFTLRNNAAMLILIFAQNLLSGVYAPLWFFPDWFVTMSGFLPFQATLSVPLSLYVGRIPLSDAGAALLLQAAWVAALALFTRLVWRLAARQVISQGG; from the coding sequence ATGGCACTCCCGCACGCCTGGCGCGCCGCCCGGGTCACCCCGCTGGGCGAGTTGCACACCCCGCCCCGGATGACCGCCGCCCTGCTGCGGCTGGCGGTCCAGGTGGTGCTGGTGGCCTCCCTGTGGCACGGCCTGTACGCCCACACCTCGACGACCGCCGGAATGAGCCGCGACCAGGCGGTCACCTACGCCGTACTGGCCGTACTGGCCTCCCGGCTGCGGGAACTGGACCAGTACGCGGCTCGGGACACCGTGATCCAGCACATGCACTTCGGCACCATCGTCTACTGGTACCTGCGCCCGCTGTCGCCCCAGCGCTACTACGCCCTGCGGGCACTGGGCGAGCAACTGTACGGACTGGTCTGGGCGTTGGCCGGCTACGCCGTGTGCCTGGCTGCCGAAGTGGTGGATCCGCCCCGGTCGGCCGCCGTGGCGGGGGTGTTCGCGCTGAGCCTCCTGCTCGGCCAGTGGATCCTGTACTACGTCATGCTGGCCATCGATCAGCTGTGCTTCTTCACCCTGCGCAACAACGCGGCCATGCTCATCCTGATCTTCGCGCAGAACCTGCTGTCCGGGGTGTACGCGCCCCTGTGGTTCTTCCCCGACTGGTTCGTCACGATGAGCGGATTCCTGCCCTTCCAGGCCACGCTGAGCGTGCCGCTGTCGCTCTACGTCGGCCGTATCCCGCTGTCGGACGCCGGGGCCGCGCTGCTCTTGCAGGCGGCCTGGGTGGCGGCGCTGGCCCTGTTCACCCGGCTGGTGTGGCGACTCGCCGCCCGGCAGGTCATCTCGCAAGGAGGCTGA
- a CDS encoding ABC transporter ATP-binding protein: MIGSIEVRGLSRTFHTTVRRPGLVGGLRSLIDPERVAKHAVRDITFDVAAGELLALLGPNGAGKSTTIKMLTGILTPTSGEARVAGVVPYRERERNARNIGAVFGQRTQLWWDLPVRESFAILRDIYEVPNTEHATRLREFDALLDLSSFWDTRVRHLSLGQRVRCDLAAALLHDPPVVFLDEPTIGMDVVVKEQVREFLRHQVEQRGRTVLLTTHDMTEVERLAERVVLINHGRLVLDGTLDEIRRTFGSTWQVRATLADPHTEVVALPGIAVLRHEGSRVVFGPDGPGAPTVHQALKAVIERYEVNDVALDEAELEDVMRAAYVQAGDA; this comes from the coding sequence GTGATCGGCAGCATCGAGGTGCGCGGCTTGTCCCGCACGTTCCACACCACCGTCCGCCGGCCCGGCCTCGTCGGCGGCCTGCGCTCCCTGATCGACCCCGAGCGGGTCGCCAAACACGCCGTCCGCGACATCACTTTCGACGTGGCCGCGGGTGAACTCCTCGCGCTGCTCGGCCCGAACGGCGCCGGCAAGTCCACCACGATCAAGATGCTGACGGGCATCCTCACCCCCACCTCCGGCGAGGCACGCGTCGCGGGCGTGGTGCCGTACCGGGAGCGTGAACGCAACGCCCGCAACATCGGCGCCGTGTTCGGCCAGCGCACACAGCTGTGGTGGGACCTGCCGGTGCGCGAGTCGTTCGCGATCCTGCGCGACATCTACGAGGTTCCGAACACGGAACACGCGACCCGGTTGCGGGAGTTCGACGCCCTGCTCGATCTCTCCTCCTTCTGGGACACCCGCGTGCGCCATCTCTCCCTCGGCCAGCGCGTGCGCTGCGATCTCGCGGCGGCGCTGCTGCACGACCCGCCCGTCGTCTTCCTCGACGAGCCGACCATCGGCATGGACGTGGTGGTGAAGGAGCAGGTCCGCGAGTTCCTGCGCCACCAGGTCGAACAGCGCGGCCGGACCGTGCTGCTGACCACGCACGACATGACGGAGGTCGAACGGCTCGCCGAGCGCGTGGTGCTGATCAACCACGGGCGTCTCGTCCTGGACGGCACCCTCGACGAGATCCGCCGCACGTTCGGCTCCACCTGGCAGGTCCGGGCCACCCTGGCCGATCCGCACACCGAGGTCGTGGCACTGCCGGGGATCGCCGTGCTGCGACACGAGGGCTCCCGGGTGGTGTTCGGGCCGGACGGACCCGGCGCGCCGACGGTGCACCAGGCCCTGAAAGCGGTCATCGAACGGTACGAGGTCAACGACGTCGCCCTGGACGAGGCGGAGTTGGAGGACGTGATGCGGGCCGCGTACGTGCAGGCCGGGGACGCCTGA
- a CDS encoding carbohydrate ABC transporter permease — MSTTTTRGVAQPAPAKVSKGRPRRGLLASSTFNFWLFTGPFLIGLVIFVFVPIGWSIYLSFFEARFTVTPSQFIGFENYTQVLTDVDFLNSLVTFTVFAAFIVPATWAVSLGLALLVNRLRFMRAFFRSVFFLPTAVSYVAASLIWKMSLFNGVRFGLANTVIGWFGIDNIAWLASPDPPWYWLVIVTVRLWLQSGFYMILFIAALQNIPRELYEAASLDGAKPGWQTFRYITLPQLRATSTAVILLLLVAAYQAFDEFFNLLPKATWGQPPLVELYKMALGENQNYGAGSAGAVVLTMLICVVTLLQGKFMGFGRGEESK, encoded by the coding sequence ATGTCGACCACCACCACGCGCGGGGTCGCCCAGCCCGCCCCGGCCAAGGTCTCCAAGGGCCGGCCGCGGCGGGGCCTGCTGGCGAGCAGTACCTTCAACTTCTGGCTGTTCACCGGACCGTTCCTGATCGGCCTGGTGATCTTCGTCTTCGTGCCCATCGGCTGGAGCATCTATCTCAGCTTCTTCGAGGCACGTTTCACGGTCACCCCCAGTCAGTTCATCGGCTTCGAGAACTACACGCAGGTCCTGACCGACGTCGACTTCCTGAACTCGCTGGTCACCTTCACGGTGTTCGCGGCGTTCATCGTCCCGGCCACCTGGGCCGTCTCGCTGGGCCTGGCGCTGCTGGTGAACCGGCTGCGGTTCATGCGGGCCTTCTTCCGGTCGGTGTTCTTCCTGCCCACGGCGGTCAGCTATGTGGCCGCCTCGCTGATCTGGAAGATGTCCCTCTTCAACGGCGTCCGGTTCGGCCTCGCCAACACGGTCATCGGCTGGTTCGGCATCGACAACATCGCCTGGCTCGCCTCTCCGGATCCGCCCTGGTACTGGCTGGTCATCGTGACCGTACGGCTGTGGCTCCAGTCGGGCTTCTACATGATCCTGTTCATCGCGGCGCTTCAGAACATCCCGCGTGAGCTGTACGAGGCCGCCTCCCTGGACGGCGCCAAACCGGGCTGGCAGACCTTCCGCTACATCACCCTGCCCCAGCTCAGGGCGACGTCGACCGCAGTGATCCTGCTCCTGCTGGTCGCCGCCTACCAGGCGTTCGACGAGTTCTTCAACCTGCTCCCCAAGGCCACCTGGGGACAGCCCCCGCTGGTCGAGCTCTACAAGATGGCCCTCGGTGAGAACCAGAACTACGGCGCGGGCAGCGCGGGCGCTGTCGTGCTGACGATGCTGATCTGCGTCGTGACCCTGCTTCAGGGCAAGTTCATGGGCTTCGGAAGGGGTGAGGAGTCCAAGTGA